The Cellulomonas sp. S1-8 genomic sequence TGGCGCGAGAGCACGGCCAGGCCGTGCAGCATCGCCCAGATGCTCCGGGACAGGACGCGCGGGTCGGTGCCGGCCGGCAGGGCGCCCGCGTCCTGCGCCGCGACGACGGCCCGGACGAGCGGCACGAACGTCGGTGCGCCGGCCTCGATCACCTCGTCCCCGCGCTCGGTGAACATGATGGCGAAGACGGCCGGGTGCTCGCGGGCGAACGTCAGGTAGGCCACCCCGAGGGCGTGGAGCAGCTCGCGGGGGTCGGTCGCCGTGCGTGCGCCGCGCTCGAGAGCGGCCCCGAACAGGCCGTACCCCTCGACGCAGAGGGCGTCGAGCAGGGCGTCGCGGTCGGCGAAGTGCCGGTAGGGGGCGGCGGTGCTGACGCCGAGGCGCCGGGCCAGCGCGCTGAGGCTGAAGCCGTCCAGGCCGCGGTCGGCCAGCATCTCGCGCGCGCCGTCGAGCAGCGCCTCCCGCAGGGCCCCGTGGTGGTACGTGGTGCGCTCAGGCGGGGTTCGAGGGGCGGACGGCATGTTGACGACTCTAACATTCGGCCCTATGTTGCAACCGCTCACAATGTGAACGGCTCTCGCATCGGAGGATCGCCATGTCCACCACCACCGCTCGTCGCGCAGAGCCACGCACCCGTGGGCGGGTCAGGCGGGGGGCCGGCCTCGCCGTCGTCGGCGTCCTCGCGCTGACCATCGCCGTGATCTCCCTCGTGACCTACGGGACGGCGAGCCTCGACCAGCTCGCAGCGCAGGGCGGCGGCCTCGGTGGTGCGTACGCGCAGGCCGCGCCGTTCTTCCAGGTCGCCCTCTACGTGCACATCGCCACCGCATCGGTCGCGCTCCTGCTCGGACCGCTGCAGCTCTCGAGCACGCTCCGACGACGACGCCCCCGGCTGCACCGCGTCACCGGCCGCGTCTACCTCGTGGCGGTCGGCGTCGGGAGCGTGACGGGCCTGGCGATCCTGCCGGTCAACAGCGCGGGCCTCGTCGGGGTGTTCGGCTTCGGCACGCTCGCCGTGCTGTGGGCCGTCACCGCGACGCGCGCCCTGCGGGCCATCCGCGGCGGGGACGTCGCCGGGCACCAGGCCTGGATGCTGCGCAACTACGCCCTGACGTTCGCCGCGGTGACGCTGCGGCTCTGGACCGCCCTCCTGATGGGCGCGCACATGGCGGTCGCCGGCCCCGGCGCCGACGAGGGAGCCGCGTTCGCGAACGCCTACGCCGCCGTGCCCTTCCTGTGCTGGCTGCCCAACCTGGTGGTCGCCGAGTGGCTGGTGCGCCGCCGGGGACTGCCGTCGTACGCGCTGCCGACGACCCCGGTCTGAACAGTGGGGTGCGCCACTGGCGGGTGCGCGCGGACGGACGACCCGGCGGGGCCCGGGTCACCCAGGTGAACCCGCCCGCCACCCCCGCAGGAGCGCGACGAACTCGGCGGGCCGGGTCGGGTGCACGTCGTGCCCGGCGTCGATCGTCGCCATCGTCCCGGCGGGGAACCGGGCCGCGAGCCGCGCCAGGCGGCCCTGGTCGACGAAGCTCGTCGGTCCGCCGCCGATCACCAGCGTCGGCACCGCGACCTGCCCTGCCCGCCGCCACCACGCGGGCCGTCGCCGGTCGAGCTCGCGCAGCACGGTCGGTCGGACCTCGTGGTCGTACGGCACCGGGCCGCCGGGACGGTCCGGCGGCACCACGCGGACCGGCGGGGACCAGACCGGCGGGGGTGGAGGCGAGTCCTCGACGACGAGCGCCGCGACGAGGTCCGGCCGCGCCTGGGCGAGCACGATCGCCACGACACCGCCCATCGAGTGCCCGACGACGGTCGCCGCCCGCACCCCCAGCAGGTCCATCAGCCGCGCGACGTCGTCGGCCATCTCGGCGAGCGCATAGCTGCCCGGGCGGCCGCTCGCTCCGTGCCCGCGCAGGTCGGGGACCACGAGCCGGTGGTCGGCGACGAGCCGCGGGACCACCGCCTTCCACGAGGACCCGTCGCTGGCCGCGCCCATGCCGTGCAGGAGGACGACGGCGGGAGCGTCCTCGGGACCGTGCAGCTCGTACGCGAGGACGACCCCGGGCAGCTCGACGCGCATGCGGACATGGTGGCAGCCGCGTCGGCAGTGCGTGACGCGACGACGCCGCCCCTCCGCAGGCGGGATCGGCCCGCCCGCTGCAGGATCGACCTCGACACCATCCCCGACGAGGTGAGGTACCCCGTGGAGCACTGGACGATCGCGACCGCCGCGCAGGAGAGCCCGGACTTCCGGCGCGTGCTGTGGACCGGCGAGCACACGCAGCTCGTCATCATGACGATCCCGCCGGGCGGTGAGATCGGCGAGGAGGTCCACGAGGACACCGACCAGATCCTCACGTTCGTGTCCGGGACGGGCAAGGCCATCGTCTCGGGTCAGCAGCGCAACGTCGCGCAGGGCGACCTCGTCGTCGTCCCCGCCGGCCGCACGCACAACTTCCTCAACACGGGCGAGAACCCGCTGATCCTCTACACGGTCTACGGCCCGCCCGACCACGCCGAGGGCGCCGTCCACCACACCAAGGAGGAGGCCGACGCCCTGGAGGAGGCGGGCAAGGACGAGCCGCCCACCGAGTGACGGGCGCGGCGCCGGGCCCCTGGCCCGGCGCCGCCGGCCGTCCACCGGACGCTCCTCCTCGACGCGGCCCGCCCACGGACGGTCGCGCGCTCACCCGTAGCGGCTGATCCGCCACCCGGGCGGCGCGCGGGACCCTGGGACCCGGAGCAGAGGACGGGGTCCCACATGTTCTTCCGCCGTGCCGCACGACCGCCCCGAGGTGCCGCCGTCACGCCGGCGCCCGTGGTGCCGATCCCTGCCCTCCCC encodes the following:
- a CDS encoding TetR/AcrR family transcriptional regulator, with protein sequence MPSAPRTPPERTTYHHGALREALLDGAREMLADRGLDGFSLSALARRLGVSTAAPYRHFADRDALLDALCVEGYGLFGAALERGARTATDPRELLHALGVAYLTFAREHPAVFAIMFTERGDEVIEAGAPTFVPLVRAVVAAQDAGALPAGTDPRVLSRSIWAMLHGLAVLSRQRGFAKLGLDDDDATLVADAFALLLR
- a CDS encoding DUF2306 domain-containing protein, whose amino-acid sequence is MSTTTARRAEPRTRGRVRRGAGLAVVGVLALTIAVISLVTYGTASLDQLAAQGGGLGGAYAQAAPFFQVALYVHIATASVALLLGPLQLSSTLRRRRPRLHRVTGRVYLVAVGVGSVTGLAILPVNSAGLVGVFGFGTLAVLWAVTATRALRAIRGGDVAGHQAWMLRNYALTFAAVTLRLWTALLMGAHMAVAGPGADEGAAFANAYAAVPFLCWLPNLVVAEWLVRRRGLPSYALPTTPV
- a CDS encoding alpha/beta fold hydrolase; translated protein: MRVELPGVVLAYELHGPEDAPAVVLLHGMGAASDGSSWKAVVPRLVADHRLVVPDLRGHGASGRPGSYALAEMADDVARLMDLLGVRAATVVGHSMGGVVAIVLAQARPDLVAALVVEDSPPPPPVWSPPVRVVPPDRPGGPVPYDHEVRPTVLRELDRRRPAWWRRAGQVAVPTLVIGGGPTSFVDQGRLARLAARFPAGTMATIDAGHDVHPTRPAEFVALLRGWRAGSPG
- a CDS encoding cupin domain-containing protein, whose protein sequence is MRYPVEHWTIATAAQESPDFRRVLWTGEHTQLVIMTIPPGGEIGEEVHEDTDQILTFVSGTGKAIVSGQQRNVAQGDLVVVPAGRTHNFLNTGENPLILYTVYGPPDHAEGAVHHTKEEADALEEAGKDEPPTE